The Methylocystis sp. ATCC 49242 region CGGCGTCGAGCCCCTCGAGCTTTCGCTCGCGCTCTTCGAGCAGACGCACGCCCTCGCGAAGGATTTCGTCTTTCGAGGCGTAACGGCCCGAGGCGATCAAACGTTCGACGGCTTCTTCGAGTTCTCCGAGAGCGTGTGTCATATTTCGTTCCTCGCCAGACCCGCGGCGATCATACCCTGTCGCTGGTCGCTCACACATCCAGATTCGCGACGCTCAGCGCATTCTCCTGGATGAACTCGCGGCGTGGCTCCACCACGTCGCCCATCAGCTTCACGAAAATGTCGTCGGCCTCGGCGGCCTCCTTCACCTTCACCTGCAACAGCGAGCGCGCCTCGCGGTCGAGGGTCGTCTCCCAGAGCTGCTCGGCGTTCATTTCGCCCAGACCCTTGTAACGCTGGATGGTGAGGCCCTTGCGGCCGATCTGGTTCATCGCCTCGTAAAGCGCGATGGGACCCGAGAGCGGCGCCTCGTCGCCGCGGCGGATCAGCGTCGCGGGCGCGGAGAAGACGTCGCGCAGGCTTTCGGCGCGTTCATGCAGCTTGCGAGCTTCGCTCGAATTCAGCATCGCCGCGTCGAGGATCACCGCCTGCGTCACGCCGCGCAGCGTGCGCTTGAAGACGTAACCGCCCTCGCGCGGTTCGCCCGTCCAGCCGCGCTCGGTCTCCTCTGCGATGGCGTCGAGCCGACGCGCGACTTCCTGAGCGAGGCGATCGGCCTCGCCGTTCTCGCCATGCGGCGCCAGAGCGCCGGCCATCGCCGCCTGCTCCACGACATGGCGATCGTAGCGCGAATGCAGGCTCGCCATCACGGTTCGGAAGGCACGCGCGTCCTCCAGCACCTTGCGCAGATCGGCGCCGGCGCGATCTTCCGATCCCGTGCGCAACACCGCGCCGTCGAGCAGGCTGTCGATGAGATAATCCTCCAGCGCGCGCTCGTCCTTGAGATATTGCGTCGACTTGCCCTTCGTGACCTTGTAGAGCGGCGCCTGCGCGATGAACACATGGCCGCGCTCGATCAGCTCCGGCATCTGCCGGTAGAAGAAGGTCAGGATCAGCGTGCGGATGTGGGCGCCGTCGACGTCCGCGTCGGTCATGATGATGATCTTGTGATAACGCAGCTTGTCGGCGTTGAATTCGTCGCGCCCGACGCCCGTGCCGAGCGCCGTGATCAGCGTGCCGATCTGCTCCGACGAGAGCATCTTGTCGAAACGCGCGCGCTCGACGTTCAGGATCTTGCCGCGCAGGGGCAGCACGGCCTGGAAGGCGCGGTCGCGGCCCTGCTTCGCGGTGCCGCCGGCCGAGTCGCCCTCGACGATGAAGAGTTCGGACTTGGCCGGATCGCGCTCCTGGCAGTCGGCGAGCTTGCCGGGCAGATTCGCGACGTCGAGCGCGCCCTTGCGCCGCGTGAGTTCGCGCGCCTTGCGCGCCGCCTCGCGCGCGGCCGCCGCCTCGACGACCTTGGAGACGATGTTCTTCGCTTCGGCCGGATGCTCCTCGAGCCATTGGCCGAGAATTTCATTCATGACATTCTCGACGGCCGGACGCACCTCCGACGAGACGAGCTTGTCCTTCGTCTGCGACGAGAACTTCGGGTCCGGCACTTTCACGGACAGCACGCAGGTCAGGCCCTCGCGGCAGTCGTCGCCCGAGAGATCGACCTTCTCGCGCTTGGTCAGGCCCGACGAGTCGGCATAGCCCGTAATCTGGCGCGTCAGCGCGGCGCGGAAGCCCGCGAGATGGGTGCCGCCGTCCCGCTGCGGAATGTTGTTCGTGAAGGCCAGCACATTCTCGTGGTAGCTGTCGTTCCACCACAGCGCGACTTCGACGCTGATGTGGTCGCGTTTGCCGTTGACGAGAATCGGCGCCGAAATCAGCGGCGACTTGGCGCGGTCGAGCCAGCGCACGAAAGCCTCCAGCCCGCCTTCGTAGAATAGCTCCTCCCGCTTGACTTCGGCGTGGCGCGCGTCGGTGAGGACGATGCGCACGCCGGAATTGAGGAAGGCGAGTTCGCGCAGTCGGTGCTCGATCGTCGCATAGTCGAATTCGACCATGGTGAAGGTCGCGGTGGAGGGCAGGAAGGTCACTTCCGTGCCGCGCTTGGGCTTCCCGTCCTCGATCGGCGCGTCGCCGACGATGGCGAGCTTCGTGACGGCGTCGCCATTGGCGAATTCCATCGCGTGCTCTTTGCCGTTGCGCCAGATGCGCAGCTTCAGCCACACGGAGAGCGCATTGACGACCGAGACGCCGACGCCGTGCAGGCCGCCGGAAACCTTGTAGGAATTCTGGTCGAACTTACCGCCGGCGTGGAGCTGCGTCATGATGACTTCGGCCGCCGACACGCCCTCCTCGGGGTGGATGTCGGTCGGAATGCCGCGGCCATTGTCGGTGACGGAGCAGGAGCCGTCGGCGTTGAGCGTGACCGTGACGCGCGTGGCGTGGCCGGCGAGCGCCTCGTCGATGGCGTTGTCGACGACCTCATAGACCATGTGATGCAGGCCGGTGCCGTCATCGGTGTCGCCGATATACATGCCAGGACGCTTGCGCACGGCGTCCAGCCCGCGCAGCACCTTGATGGATTCGGCGCCATATTCGGCCGGGTCGACGTTCTTCTCGTTCTCGCTCATTTCGCTCGGTTTTCCGGGAGCCTTCGGCCCCATGATTCGTAAAGGCCATTCTAGCCCGGATCACCCGGCGATTGCACGGAAAGAACAATGTTCTCCCCCTCGTGCGAGGGGCGGAGTCACGATGGTTTCACCCACGCGCGCCGTCCCGGGACGGCGCAACGTCCGCGCCCGTCAGCGTCGCGCGCAGGCGCAGGGGGCGAAAAGCGGATGAACGCTGTTTTCCGGATCGCTCAATGCGACAGGGAAATGATAGCCGGCGCTCCGGTCGAGCCGGTCACAATTGCTCCCGTCATCGATCTCCCCGGCAGCCTGGCCGGGCGCGACGGGCCAATCTCGACCGCGCCGGTATACGCCACCGCATGTCCGCCCAGAGTCGCGCCCCTCAGAGTGACAAGGTAGGTTCCTTCGAGAAAGGCGCTGCCGTCGGCGCGTTTCAAATAGCTGTAGCCGGAGCTAATGTATTGGCCGTAATTTGCGGCGACCGTCACTCGGCCGGTTCCCGGCTCTGTCAGCTCGACGCTGGAGAGCATTATCGGGTCGCTGAAAACATGGCTGAGGATCAGATAATCCGCCTGGCCGGCGGCGGGCGCCCATTGATAGGCGCGCCGTATCGCGCCCTGGGGCGCGAAATAGCTGTTCTTGATGAGGAGCCTGTCGCCTGTCTGGATATCCGAGCGCGGATAGGCGACCGCCGCGAGAGACTGGGTGGTGGCGAAGCTCTTGTATGACCAATACGCCATGCCCGGAGGCGCAATCGAGCCGGCCGACGCCGGCGGCCAGCTCGTGCCGAAACTGTTCTGTATCAGGAGGGCTCCCGTCCGACCGGGGACGCCGACCTTGTCGTCATAGCCGACGACCAATTGCCCATGGCCGGAGTTCGGCACGATATTTGTTTCGTAGATCACGCCGTTCCTGAACTTCACCTTTTTACCGTAACCGCAAAGGACCCTGCCCGAAAAAGCAACGGCTTGCCTGTTCGCGACATATTGTTTGATCCGCTCTATCGCGTTTGCGTCGCCCTTTATCTTGATCGTCGCGTAGCTGCCAATTCGGAAGCGCCGCATGTCGGGATAGCTATTCGGAAAATCCGCCTGATACTGGATTGCGTCCAGATAGGAGCAATAGGGCCTGTAAGGCACGCCCTGCCGCGTGGGCGCGCCATTGGAAACCAGCTGAGCGAGATAACCGAGCGCCAGAGAGCCTTGGGGACAGCTCTTGCCTTCCTGCTTGTGCGCCAGAGCATAAAGAAAGGCCGCGCTGACGGAATTCTGCGGGAACTTGGGATCCCATTTCAACGAGCCGTTCGCGTTGCGCGCCGCCGTATAGGAGCCGAGGCCATAGCCGAATGACTGCGCCTCGCAGCTGCCGGGCGATCCGGGCTGCGTCAGCGTTCCCTGCTGGGCGACGGCCGGCAGATTTCGGAGAAATGATTTCTCGGGAAGGATCGGCGCGAGCGGAGGATCGAGCAAAGCCGCCGGCGGCAGCGCCTGCACGGCCTTGTTGAACTCGGTGGAGTCGAGGAGCGATCCGAATTGCGCCGAAGACTCGCACAGGGGGACGACTTCAGCTCGGGACCCGGCGGCGAACAGAAGGGCGAAACAGGAAGCGCAGGTAAAAGCCAGTGAGCGATAGCCTGTGGATTTTCTCATGATCTCGCCCCGCGAAGAAAATCGAGTTAACGAACCTGCCCCTGAAAAAGTTGCGACTTTTCTTCCCTTTTGGCAAGCAAGACCTGATTTTCGCTAACGATAGCCTTCCTCCGCGAGCACCTGCCTTACGGCGGGGCGCGTTTTCATGCGCTGGTAATGGGCGCGACAATTGGGCTGCAACGTCATGCCGATCTTGTCCGCCCAGAATTCGACATAGAAAAGCGCCGCGTCGGCGATGGAGAAGTCGCCCGCGACATAGGCGCGCCCGGCGAGTTCGGCGTTGACGGCCTCGAATGCGCTCTCGGCTATCGCGCGCCCTTCCGTGATGATTTCCTCGCGCGCGGCGCCATAGCGCTCGGGCGTGAAGACGCGGCGAAATCCTTCGCCGTGGATATGTCGCGTGCAGAATTCGAGCATCGCCAGCGCTTCCTGCGCGAGCGAGGGATCTTCGGGGAGCAGTTTGCGGCGCGGATGGCTTTTCGCCAGCCATGTCGCGATGCTGACGAAATCGGTCAGAACCAGCCCGTCGTCGCAAACCAGCGTCGGAATGGTTCCATTCGGATTGATCGCGAGATATTCCGGCGTCAAATGATCGCCGCGCGGCAGATTGAGCACATGGGCCTCGAAAACGAGGCCGATCTCCTCGAGCAGGATATGGATGCCGGTCGAGCAGGAGCCCGGCGTCATGTAGAATTTCATTTGCGGCGCCTTTCGGTTGCGGGCCTGTTGCAACCGGGGCGCCAGGGCGTTCAACGTAACGCTTCTTCCAGCGCCTCGAGGAAAGCGTCGCCATAGCGCGCAAGCTTGCGCTCGCCCACGCCATGCACCGACAACAGATCGTCGAGCGTCGCGGGGCGCTTCTCCGCCATGTCGATCAGCGTGCGGTCGGCGAAGATGACATAGGCGGGCACGCCTTCCTCATGCGCGAGCTCGAGCCGCTTGCGCTTCAGCGCGGCCAATATTTTGTCGCTCGCCTCGTCGAGGCGCGGGGCCTCCTTGCGCATGCGTCCGCGCGGCGAGAGTGGATCGCTG contains the following coding sequences:
- a CDS encoding glutathione S-transferase family protein, encoding MKFYMTPGSCSTGIHILLEEIGLVFEAHVLNLPRGDHLTPEYLAINPNGTIPTLVCDDGLVLTDFVSIATWLAKSHPRRKLLPEDPSLAQEALAMLEFCTRHIHGEGFRRVFTPERYGAAREEIITEGRAIAESAFEAVNAELAGRAYVAGDFSIADAALFYVEFWADKIGMTLQPNCRAHYQRMKTRPAVRQVLAEEGYR
- a CDS encoding type II toxin-antitoxin system ParD family antitoxin, whose amino-acid sequence is MTHALGELEEAVERLIASGRYASKDEILREGVRLLEERERKLEGLDAAIGRGLADTEAGRVSPASDVFDRLERKYRTTSVV
- the gyrB gene encoding DNA topoisomerase (ATP-hydrolyzing) subunit B codes for the protein MSENEKNVDPAEYGAESIKVLRGLDAVRKRPGMYIGDTDDGTGLHHMVYEVVDNAIDEALAGHATRVTVTLNADGSCSVTDNGRGIPTDIHPEEGVSAAEVIMTQLHAGGKFDQNSYKVSGGLHGVGVSVVNALSVWLKLRIWRNGKEHAMEFANGDAVTKLAIVGDAPIEDGKPKRGTEVTFLPSTATFTMVEFDYATIEHRLRELAFLNSGVRIVLTDARHAEVKREELFYEGGLEAFVRWLDRAKSPLISAPILVNGKRDHISVEVALWWNDSYHENVLAFTNNIPQRDGGTHLAGFRAALTRQITGYADSSGLTKREKVDLSGDDCREGLTCVLSVKVPDPKFSSQTKDKLVSSEVRPAVENVMNEILGQWLEEHPAEAKNIVSKVVEAAAAREAARKARELTRRKGALDVANLPGKLADCQERDPAKSELFIVEGDSAGGTAKQGRDRAFQAVLPLRGKILNVERARFDKMLSSEQIGTLITALGTGVGRDEFNADKLRYHKIIIMTDADVDGAHIRTLILTFFYRQMPELIERGHVFIAQAPLYKVTKGKSTQYLKDERALEDYLIDSLLDGAVLRTGSEDRAGADLRKVLEDARAFRTVMASLHSRYDRHVVEQAAMAGALAPHGENGEADRLAQEVARRLDAIAEETERGWTGEPREGGYVFKRTLRGVTQAVILDAAMLNSSEARKLHERAESLRDVFSAPATLIRRGDEAPLSGPIALYEAMNQIGRKGLTIQRYKGLGEMNAEQLWETTLDREARSLLQVKVKEAAEADDIFVKLMGDVVEPRREFIQENALSVANLDV